The window GCAGTTGATGGCGCTGGACGACGAGCTATTGACCACGGGCCTGCCGGCACAGCGGGCCGAGTTGTTGCGCGAAATGGGCGCGATCAGTGGCGGGCTCCGCGACGATCAGGCCGTCTGGTTCAGCCGTGCCCAGCAAGCCATCGAGCGCCGCCGCTATCGGCAGCGCCGCGTGCTGATGTACGTCGACCGCGAGCGCGCCGCGGCCCAACGCGAACTCGGCCTCGATCCTTACCTGGATTCTGCGGCGTAAGAATACAAGCCACGGAGGCACTGAGTCGAATCAGAATTGCGGGAAAACTTAAGTACCAATGACCAATGAAATGCCATGCACGATTGCTGCAAGGCCTTGGACATTGGTACTTGGTCATTGAGACTTTGATCCCTCTTGTCTTCTCCGTGCCGTCCTCTGTGTCTCAGTGCCTCCGTGGCTAGTTTTGCCTAGCGCGCTTGGCGAGCGACTTCGGCGAAGCGTTCGTACAACACTTCCAGGTACTCGCGGGCTTCGGCCAACGGCATGACTAGCGGCGGGCTCACGCGAATCACCTTGTCGGCCAAGGGGCCAAGCAGGTGGATCGCCCGACCTTGCGCGTCGCCCAGGTAGCAGGCGGCCACGCAGGCCCGCGCCACTTCACCGGCGGACATCGAGCCGACGGCCTGGCACTCGATGCCCCACACCATTCCTTCGCCACGCACGTGGGCCACGGCGCCGGTCTGGGTGAGCTTGGTCAGTCCCGCGCGAAGGACGGCAGACAGTTCGCGCGCGCCGGCCAGAACTTCCCCCGAGGCGAACTCGTCGAGCGTCGCCAGGACGGCGGCGCTGGCCAGCGGGTTGGCGCTCCACGTGTCGGAACCTTGGCCATAGTTCAAGGCGTCGAACAGATCAGCCCGGCCAACCGCGGCGCTGACCGGGACGCCGTTGCCCAGCCCCTTGCCCAAGACCACGATGTCCGGCTCGATGCCGTAGTCGGTAAAGGCGAACAGCGAGCCGGTGCGGCCGAAGTTGGATTGCACTTCGTCAAAGATGAAGATGATGTCGTGCTCGCGGCAGAACTGTTGCAGCATCTGGGTGTAGGCGGGCTGAGGATGGTAAGAACCGCCGCCGCCCAGATACGGCTCGGTGATCAGGCAGCAAATCTTATTGCCATGTTCCTTCCACAGCGCGTCGAGTTCGGCGCGATACTTGCGCAAATCAAGCTGCTTCTGCCGAGCTTCGAGATTCTGGCATTCTTCGCGGGGGAAGCTGATGAACTTGACGCGCGGGTCACGCTCGGGATCTTGCTCGGTGCCGGTCACGGCGTTGGCCAGCCCCTTCTTGCCGTGAAAGCCGAACCGCGTGGCCAGGATGATGTCGGCGCCCGGGCGGCGGGCCATGGCGGTCCAGAGCGCCTTCTGAATCGCTTCGCTGCCGCTGGCGGCCCACAACACTTGTTCGCAACGCGCGCCTCCCGGTTCGGCGCGCAAAGTGTCGAGCAACCGCTGACAGGCTTGCATCTCGACCTCGGTACATGCATTATATGCATTTAAGGTCACGGCCGTGGCGAACGGCTCCTTGGCTTGCAGGTTGGCACCCAAATACGTGAGCACGCGCTGCCACCAGCGGGGTGGATTGTGCCCCAGGTTGGCCACCAGCACGCCCGAGGTGAAATCGGCCAGCTTGCGGCCTTCGGGCGTCCAATGATATGAACCCTGGCTGCGCGCGACGACCGCCATGCTGGGCGTGAACGTCCGCAGGCTGCGCGGCTCGCATTCGCTAAGCCGGCGGCGAACTTCGTTGGAGCGTTCTTCGCCCGGGTGTTCGATTGGAGCAGTCACCTGTCGGTCAGCAACGGCCATGGTGGGGTTTCCTTATTTGCGATGAGGGTCAGTTGTCAGTAGTCAGTTGTCCGTTGTCCGTCGTCAATTGCACTGCGTGATCCACTATCATTGCCGATTGCCTTCCCGCAACAGACAACGGATTACTGACAACTGACATTTGAATTGAAGCTTTAGTTTCGATTCACACGGCCCGCGTACAGCAGTTCCGGCTCGCGACTGCCGGGCTTCCACATCACGAGACCGCCGGCCGGATGATCGACTTCGACCACGCAGTTCGGACGACCCGCGGCGTGTTCGGCCAGGATCGCTTCCATGGCCTGCACGGCTGCGACAGTCTGGCGGTCGTGAGCCACATCGTTATAAGCCAAGCCGCGCGCGGCGGCCAAGCGCGTGTCGCGTCCAGCAGCCGACCCGCCAAACTCAACGGTCGCCACCTCATGAACAAAGCGGCCGATCACTTCCACGCCATAGCCGCGCTGTGAGCGTTCGCCCCAAGGCTCTTGGAACGTGCCGTTGTAATGGTTGTTGATCGTATTCTTCCGCTTCAACGGAGTTTGATCTTCGATGGTCAACTCGACGCCGCGCTTGCGGCTGTGGCCGTTCCAGACGCCATTGTCAAAGCGGAACTGCACTTCCTGCTCGACATAGCCGGGGAAATTGTCGGGGGTGACCCAACTGGTGTGAATGTCAAAGGCGGCTTCGCGCCGGTCGGGATATTGATAGATCAGCCGTAGTTGGGTCGAGTCCCAGGTCGGGCCATCGGCCGGGCCCACCAGTCCGCGCTGGCCGGTACACGAGACACTCTTCAGCCGGCCGCCGAAGGTGAAATCGATCAATTTAATGTAATGCACCGCCACATAGGTGCCCGGGTTGCGTCCCTGGATCCACTCGGCGAATTGTCCGCCGGAGATCGACTTGGGCTCCAGCAGCGAGCAATAGCCGTTGTTGACGTGGCGCAGATCGCCATCGGCAACCAGGGTGCGAAGCTTCTTGTGATCGGGATCGAGCAGCTTATGATAGACCACCTTGGCCAGCACACCCTGCTCGACGGCCAGCCGTTCCAACTCGTCGAGTTCGACGAGCGAGAGGACCGACGGCTTTTCAATAAACACATGCTTGCCGGCCAGCAAGGCAGCCTTGGCAGATTCGAAATGTCGATTGTCGGGAGTGGCGACGAAGACCAGATCGACTCCGTGACCGAGCAGTTGCTCGATGGCCCGCGGCTCCTGAAAGCTGCGAAAGGGGGCGATCTTTCCGCCGGCCGCCTGGCGGTAGGCGTCGGCCCGCTTGCCGGTGCGGCTGGCCACGGCGGCCAGTTCCACGCCACAGACGCCATAGGCCGGGTCGTACATCGCCCGCTGGTGCAATTGTTCGAGCAGGGGGCGGTAGGTTTCGTCAAAAATCATCCCCATGCCCACCATGCCGACGCGGAGATTATGCTGGGGAATCGCAGGAGTGTTGGAGGCCGCCATAGTGAATTCACTTTCCAAGGTAGGATTCGGTTATTGGCCGGCAGATGTTAAGTTATTTCGCGTGTTTATGCGAATTGTCATCGCAGATGCGTGCTAAGTGAATTCACTTTAGGGATTTACAGAATGACTGTCAATAGGCAGCGTAAAACTCGCCGCACCGCCACGCCAGCTTCGGCGGTCGATGCTGTCTACGAGGCTCTGTTGCTGCAAATTGTCCGTGGCGAGCTGACCGGCGGAACCACACTGAAAAGCACGCAATTGGCCCGCGATTTGAACGTCAGCCGGACCCCGGTGGTCCAGGCGCTGCAGCGACTGGCCGCCGACGGTATCGTCACCCAGCGGCTCAATTACCGGGCCGTGGTGCGGCCGGGGGCCGAGAAGTGGCTGGTCGAAATCCATCAGATGCGTGAATTGCTCGAACCCCACGCGGCCGCCCTTGCCGCCGGTAATGTTCCGGCCGAGGCCCTGGTTGAGCTTGAGCGACTGGCCCAGGCGGCCCGGCCGCGGCGCCGCGGCGATTGGAAGAAAGTGGCCCAGGAATTCGACTTTGCCTTGCACCTGGCCATCGCCCAGCACTGTGGCAACTACGCGCTGGGGGAGGCGATTCGCAAGTGCTGGAGCTTCAAGCGGCTGTCGTACCTGGCGGCGCCCGAACGTCCGGAAACGCTCGAGCAATCGTACGGCGAGCACTTGGCCATTGTGCAGGCGCTGCGCTCGGGGGACGCGGCCACGGCCCGCGCCGCCGTACAGTTCCACCTGCGCTCCGCCGCCTCGATGCGACCGACGCAGACGATTGTTTAGCTATTGCGAATGCCTGTCCCCTACCAGCCTGTTGAAATAATCCGCCGTGGCGCTATCATCGCAGGGTGGTTCGAAAGGGGCTGGTGAGTCCAGGGAGGTGAAGCGATGGGCAAGCGCAAGCAGCGGCAGGAGGCGTTATTCATTTTGGCGGCGGAACTGCCGAAATCGGCCGGTCACCCGTTTTATCAAAAGCTGAATCAGTTGCTGGCCGAAGCCGAGTTCGATCGCTGGATCAAGCAGCGTTATCGGCAGTATGATACGCATTCTCATTTGAAGTAGCGCGATTCCCGTAGAGGGCGGCACGGACGGTTTTCATGAGGCCGCCGTTGAGGACTGCTGTTTACCGAGCGTCGATGGCGGCCTGTTTCAAGGCTTCGTCGTCGGCATAGGCTTGGTTCGCCCAGAAGTGGCTCTTGAGATCGTGCCACAAGTTCTCGATGAGATTGAGTTCGGGGCTGTAGGGCGGCAGGCGAATCAAGCTGATGTTGGCGGGCGTCCGCAGCTTCGCGCTGGTGTGAAATCCCGCGACGTCCCAGATCATCACGGCCTGTTCGTCCAGTGCCAGCGTCGCCGAGAGCTGCTCCAAGAACAGGTTCACGACCTTGGTATTCAACTGCGGGCTGAGGAGCCCTTCGACCTGGCCCGTTTCCGGACACACGACGCCGAGCACCCACAACTATTGATCCTCGGTCTGCCGCACGGCCGTCGGCCGCGAGCCGCGTCGCGGCCACAGATTAGTCGTCGTGCCTTGTTGCCCGAGGCGTGATTCGTCCTGAAAGTAGGCGCGCAGTCGCCTCCCGGGATGGGCCTCGCGAAGGGTCTGCAAGCGTGCTGGTAGCGAACTCTTAAACTCTTCCCGCGCCTGCGGAGTCGCCCGGCGATGACGTGGTCGTGGCCGCAAGTATGAGTCACCTAAGCGGCGCAGCAAATGGTAGACGCCGGGCAGCGACCGCAGCACGCCGAACTCGCTCGCCCGAATCGGCTGAAAATCAACGCCTCGCAAGGAGCAGATTTGATCCTCGGGCTGCGAACCGGCTTCGATCCGTTGTCGAACGAGCACCTCTTGTTCTGGCGTGAGCGGCGATTGCGGTGCGTGACCTCGGCGGTCGTCTAAGCCTGTCAGCCCCAACTCGTTATAGCGGGCGAGCCCACGCTGGCAGATGCGTCGCGAGAGGCCGACCGACATCGCCACGGCCGGCGCTGTGAAGCCGTTAATCGCCAGGATAATGATTCGCAAACGCTTAGAACGAGCCGCATCTTTCTCCGCGCGCTCCAAACGCTCAAGCTTCCCCACCAGCAAATGAGACCGCACGTCCATCGCAACTTCCCAGAAATGGAATGTTGCCATCGCATGATGGGTGGCATGGGAAAGCGCAATAGGAAGCGCGCTACTTCAGACGAGAATGCGTGTGAGCCCTACTGAATTGCAATCGCCAAGCAATCAATCGGTATGACGATGTACGAGTGACAAGAGATTGGCAGATTCATTTGGTTGGCATTCGAACGGGATTTTATTCCGGCAGCGGCTTGCCGCGGGTCTCGGGAGCGAACCAGATAATGACCATGCCGACGAGGTACACCAGGCAGATTACCGAGCAGGCCAGCGGGTGGCCGTGTGGAATGGTCCAGCCGCCTACGATCACATCCTTATCGAACAGCTTCAGCAGGTTGCCGACCTGCAATACGCCGATCGCCGCCAAAATGCGGCCAAAGTTGAAGCTGAACCCTTGGCCGGTGGCCCGCACGTTGGTGCGGAACAGTTCCGGCAAATAGAGGGGCAGCCAGCCATAGAACGACGCCGTACACGCGCCGGCCACAAAGGTCCAGAATAAAAATGGCGTGCCATAGCCATCGGTGCCCAGGAACAAGTACCAGGCCGAGGCGAGCGAGGCGACGCACAACAGGAAGTATGACAGCCGCCGTCCCAGCCAGTCGCCAGCCAGCGCCGCTAGAATCGTGCCGATAATCGCGCCGACCGACAACCAGACCAGCGTGTGTTCCTTGGCCTTGGGGCGTTCGAGTTTCGCTGCTTCGTCGGCTTTGCCGGCGGCGACGAGTTCCGCCTTGTCGGCTTGCCATTTGGCTTCGGTGGTTTTGTCGACCCACGACGGAGCCTGTTGCGTCGAGCCCCAGGTGCCCAGCAGCGCGACACCGCTCAGGCAGGCCCCGAGCATCATCCGGCCCAGGGTCAAACGCCGCGTGCTTTCGCGCTCGGGGTGCATCGCTTCTTGTCGGCGGAAGTATTGCACCACCGGATAGGTGTAGCCGACCACAGCAATCGCCAGCCCGACCAGCGTGGCGACGATCCGCAGCGCCATGCCATGCTCGATGCCCCGGGTGCTATCAAAGGCCCAGATATAGACGATCAGTACCGGTCCCAGAATGCCGACGAGCACGGTGATCAGGTCTTGCGTGGCCCAATTGTTGGTCGTCCCCTTTTCGTTTTCGTGTTCCCACTTCTCGGACTCGGGAACGAACATCCGAATCAGGAACGTCAACAGCGCCGGCACGGTGCCCATGAGCATCATGACGCGCCAGCCGCTGTTGGCGACGAGCATTGTCACCCAATCTTCAGGCAAATGAATCGCTTTCAGGCCGTTCTCCAGACTGGCGATCACGTTCAGCAAACCCATGCCAATAAAGCCGACGGCCATATAGCCGACGTTGGCTGCCGCCCCGATCAGTCCGGCCATGAAGGCGCGTGACTTGTTGGGCCAAATCTCCATCACCAGCGCCACGCCCAGCGACCATTCCCCCCCCATGCCGAGCGCCGCGATAAACCGCAGCACGCCGACTTGCCAGGCTTGTCCGGCCAGGCCGCACGCGCCGGTGAACAAGGCATAGACCAGCACGCTGATCGTCATAGCTCGCACGCGCCCGATCCGGTCGCCGAGCCAGCCGAACAGCACGCCCCCGGTGGCCGCGCCGACCAGAAAGCCCGCCATGATCACGTTGAACCAGAGGCCGACTTCTCCTTCGGTCGAGCCAGGCATCAGATCCTTGACCGCCGGACGCCCGACTAGCGAAAAGACCCCCATCTCGGCGCCGTCGAACATCCAGCCCAACAGGGCCGCCGCCAGCGCCAGCCACTTTCCCTTTTCGTTGTGGCCTGGGCCACCTGGGTCGCCGTGCTGGGCCGCATCGTGCTTCGAGGCGGCCGCGGTGGTTTCGCGTTCCAGGGTATTGGCCATGATTCAAGTTCCCTTCCGGGCCGAGGTGCGGTGAGCGAGCGAGGCGAGGCGAGGCGAACCGATTTAACAGCGGCGACGTTTTCCAGCAATCTAGTTTTCAAGCAATGCTTCCGGCTTTGGTTCAGGCAAGAAGAAGCTGGCGATGAAGTTGATCAGGTACAGGGCGAATGCCACGCCAGCGGCCGTGTAAGCCACCTTGGTCGGCGTCGAATCGCCGGGTACATAGGTTGCCAAGTACTGCGTGACGCCAAAGAACATCGTGCCAATCAAGCGGCCACCGATGTTCGCGGCAAAGCTTTCGCCGGTGCCGCGCAGGTGAACCGGATAGACCAGCGGCAAGTAGTTGCCCCAGAAACTGAATTGCGCCACGGTAAAGAAACCTGCGACAAAGATGCCAATCTCCAGCGGGCGCAAACCGGCCGTTCCGCACCAGGCGAAGATCAGCGGCATGGCCACCAGGCCAGGGACCAGAAAGATGCGCAGCAGCGTCCGTCGGCTGACGATCATCATGGCCAGCACCGCCAGGGCAATGCGGCCGAGCATCCCGCCGAATTCCTGCACCTTGGTCACGTGCGAGGCGTTGGCTTGCTCGATCGGGCCGGCGATCTTGCGGGTTTCGATGCCCAATCGCTTTTGAATGTCTTCCTTCGACTTGCCGGCCGCTTCCATCTCGGCCGTGATCGCCGCCTTCGCCTTGTCCGAGAGTTCTTTGCTCAGCTTGTCGGCGACGGCTTGCTTTACCTCGGGCAAACCTGGGGCAATCTGCGGGATTTGCTGGATGGCGCCGAATGCCGCGCCGAAGCTGCACGCGAACATCAACGTGGTAATCAGCGTCGTGCGACGCAGCGCCGGCGAGAACAACTCACCAATGCTCGGACGCTTGAGCGTGCCGGCTTCCTTCTTGGCCTGCCAGGCCGGCGACTCAGGCAAGAACGGTCGAATGATCAACAGTGGCAACGCCGGAATCACGCCCGACATCAGCGTGTAACGCCACGGGGCGTGATGATTGGCAATTTCGCCGCCGAAGAAGTTCAGCCAACTCGGCAAATCGATCGACGGCAACTGCCAGCCCGGCAGCGAGAGCCCAAACATCAGTTCCGCCGGCGCGCCCGTCGACCAGGCCACGGCAATCCCGTTGGCCAGCGCCACCAGCAAGCCGCCGATGGACGAAAAGGCTTGCGTATAACCGAGCACCGATTCGCGCTGGTGCGGGTTGGGGAACAATTCGGCCAGCCAGGCCACCGCGGCGACAAACTCGACACACACGCCGATGAACACCAGGCAGCGGAAGAACAGCAACATCTCGATCGTCGTCGAGTACCCGGCCGCAAATGCCGAGAAGGCGTACAACAGAATGCTGAACGTCAGCACGCGCCGACGTCCTAGCCGGTCGGTCAGATAACCGCCGAGCAAGCCGAACAGTCCGCCCGCCACCGCGGGAAAATAGAACAGTTTGGCAGTCCACGCGACAAACTCGGGGCTGCCTGGAGTGGCCCCCACCAATTCGGCCAGCGCCGGGCGCACGATCAATGGCAACATCAGCAGTTCATAAATGTCGAAGGCAAAGCCAATGGCGGCGATGATGCAAATCAGCCACTGCGTGGCCGTAAGGCGCGATGCGCCCGCGGGGGACGTTGTCATAGCGATGAGTTCTGCCGAGGTGCAAAGGTGGGAGCGCCGGCCGACCGCGGCAAACCGCAACCATCGGCCACGCCGTACGCCCGCGGCTGGCCCATTCGGATCGTGGAAGTCAGCCGCGGTGAAGCCCCAATGCTAACTTGCCGCGCACCCCGCCACAAGCGACGGGCGAGGCGGCCGGGGGCCAACCACGACGACACAATGGCACGACGAAAATGCGGGCTGGGAAAGATTTGCCGGCGCGTCCACAAGAAACCTTTAGCCCCCGGTCAATGACCGGGGGCATTGGGCGGACCCATCAAATGGCGTCGCTCAGCGAATCACGCCCTAAGCAAACAGCCCCATCACCGGCTTGCCGTGTCCGTCTTCGGTGGCAAAGAACGGCCGCTGTTCGATGTCGAACCCGGCGGCCGGCGAGATGCCCATCGCCGTGTAAATGGTGGCGTGCAGGTCGGTGATCGTCACCGGATCTTTCGTCACGACCAGCGGTCGCTCGTCGGCCGTCGCGCCATAGACCTGCCCGCGCTTGATCCCGCCGCCGAACATCAGCACCGAGCCCGAGTCGGTGAAGTGCCGGTGCAGCCCATAGTGTTTCATTTCGCCCAGCTTGTCGACTTTGAACTTGGCCTGGTCGCGGGCGTTGCTGCCGGGCACCCCCTCGATCATCATGTCGCGGCTGAACTCGCTGGCCACGATGACCAACGTGCGGTCCAGGAGGCCGCGCTCTTCCAGGTCGAGAATCAACTGGGCGATCGGTCGGTCGATTTCCTTTTTCATGCGGACCAGTGTATCGTGCCCGCTCTCGTGCGTGTCCCAGCTTAGAAACGGCACGTACTCGGTGGTGACTTCGATGAACCGCGCGCCGGCCTCGGCCAATCGCCGCGCCAGCAAACACCCCTGGCCGAACCGGCCCGTGTTGTAAGCATCGAACACTTCCTTCGGTTCTTTGGTGATGTCGAAGGCATCGCGCTCGGGCGAGTTCAACAGCCGGTGCGCGCTCTCGACCGCTCGCAGCATTGACTGCTGGTGGTAATCGCTGGCCAGGTCCGCAGCCGGGCTGTGCTTCAACAGCTTCTGGTACTGACGTTCGCGCTCGGCGAACCGCTCGGCGGTCATCCCCTTGGGGGGGCGCACGGCGGCTGCGGCGTCCAACGGATAGGGCAGATTGAATGGCCCATACTCGCCGCCGAAAAACCCAGCCGTGGTGAACGCCTTCAACTCCTCGGACTCGCCGATGCCTTCCAGGCGTTGCCCAATGTTGATGAATGCCGGAATCGCCGGGTTCTTGGGGCCACGCAGTCGCGCGATCCACGAACCGATGTGCGGCGCGGCCACGGTCTGGGGCGGGACATAGCCAGTGTGCCAATGGTACTGGTGCCGCGAATGCAGAATCGTCCCCAGGTCGGCGACTTGGTGCGAGCGAATCAGCGTGCCGCGATCGAGCACCAGGGCCGTGTTTTCCAGCCCCTCGGAGACCTTGACGCCGTCCAGAATCGTGTTGATCGACGGAAACGTGCAGAGGACGTTTTCGACCGGCATGCCGACTTCGAATGGGGTGTAACGCTTGGGGTCGAAGGTCTCGGGCGCGGCCATGCCGCCGGCCATCCAAAGGACAATGCAGGTGTCGGCCTTTGGCGTGGGATGCTCCGCGGCCGCGACGGTGCGCAGCAGATGGGGTTCGTCCATTGCCAAGGTCGCCAACGTCCCGGCCCCAACGGTGCGCAGAAAGTCGCGACGCGACAGGCGTTGGATCAGTTGATCGATGTTCATTGTTACGGACGATTGTTTGGGTCGGCGTTTCGTTGCCTTACACCTCTCCCTTTAAGGGAGAGGTCGCGGAGCGAAGCGCAGCGGGTGAGGGTAAACGCATTGCAGGCCTAGCCGTGCTGCGGTCAGCAAGTTCTTTCTGATCGTAGTGACTATCGACCGTGAACGTCCTTACCCTCCCTGGAAGGGAGGGGTGTTTATCTTTCGTAGTGCGATAAAAGGCCGGCTAACGGATCAATTGAAACTCGGGCAACATCACCACGGTCCAGAGCAAATCGGCCACATCGGCGTCGGTCGGCTCCTGGCCCAGGAGTTCGAGCGCCACGGCTCGCTCGTCGGCAGTCGGCGCGCGGGCCAGCGCCCGCCGCCAGACCGAATCGACCAGCGCCGGCAGCTCGGCGTGTTGCCTGCGCAGCGGGGCCACTCCCTTGAGCAACGTGCCGTGCAGGATTTCGCCGTTCGACAGGTCGAGCGCTTGCAACGTGGTGAGTTGCTGCCCGCGAGTCGTCACGACTTGCTCGCGATTTGGCCGGCCCAACGAGCGCATCAGCAGATCGCTGCGCACCAATGACGAGCGAATGAACTGCCGCTCGGCCCGGGCGGCGTCGGGAAGTTTCACCGCCGCGTTGGCTTTCTTGGGCGCCGCGTCGGTCAGCACCCAAATCGCGTCGACAAACTGCTCGGCCGTCATCCGTTTGACCGCCGGCCCGTGAAAGACAAACTCGCTGTCGGGCTCGCTGGGCAGGATTTGTGCCTGGGCCTGGTAGATGCGCGAATTGGTGATGTGACGCACCAACTGCTCGAGATCGTATTTCTGGTCGACCAGATACGTGGCCAGGTAATCCAACAGGTCTTGATTCCACGCCGGGTTCGCCATCACGTCGACCGGTTCGACCAGCCCGCGCCCCATTAGCCGCTGCCAAACGCGGTTGACGATCGTGCGAGCAAAGCGGCCGTTCTCGGCGTGGGTGACCAGCGCGGCCAATTGCTTCAAGCGTTCATCGCGCGCCGCCTCGGGATCGACCGTTCCCAACTCGGGCCACAGGAACCGCATCTGGGCCGTGTGCCCGGTGGCCTTGTCGCAGCGAAAGACTTCCAACGGCTCGCGTGAGACAATGGCCGCTAGGGCGTAGGCGTCGTCGAGCTTCCAATGATCGATGAAGCTGTCGTG of the Planctomycetota bacterium genome contains:
- a CDS encoding DUF1501 domain-containing protein; its protein translation is MNIDQLIQRLSRRDFLRTVGAGTLATLAMDEPHLLRTVAAAEHPTPKADTCIVLWMAGGMAAPETFDPKRYTPFEVGMPVENVLCTFPSINTILDGVKVSEGLENTALVLDRGTLIRSHQVADLGTILHSRHQYHWHTGYVPPQTVAAPHIGSWIARLRGPKNPAIPAFINIGQRLEGIGESEELKAFTTAGFFGGEYGPFNLPYPLDAAAAVRPPKGMTAERFAERERQYQKLLKHSPAADLASDYHQQSMLRAVESAHRLLNSPERDAFDITKEPKEVFDAYNTGRFGQGCLLARRLAEAGARFIEVTTEYVPFLSWDTHESGHDTLVRMKKEIDRPIAQLILDLEERGLLDRTLVIVASEFSRDMMIEGVPGSNARDQAKFKVDKLGEMKHYGLHRHFTDSGSVLMFGGGIKRGQVYGATADERPLVVTKDPVTITDLHATIYTAMGISPAAGFDIEQRPFFATEDGHGKPVMGLFA
- a CDS encoding aspartate aminotransferase family protein is translated as MAVADRQVTAPIEHPGEERSNEVRRRLSECEPRSLRTFTPSMAVVARSQGSYHWTPEGRKLADFTSGVLVANLGHNPPRWWQRVLTYLGANLQAKEPFATAVTLNAYNACTEVEMQACQRLLDTLRAEPGGARCEQVLWAASGSEAIQKALWTAMARRPGADIILATRFGFHGKKGLANAVTGTEQDPERDPRVKFISFPREECQNLEARQKQLDLRKYRAELDALWKEHGNKICCLITEPYLGGGGSYHPQPAYTQMLQQFCREHDIIFIFDEVQSNFGRTGSLFAFTDYGIEPDIVVLGKGLGNGVPVSAAVGRADLFDALNYGQGSDTWSANPLASAAVLATLDEFASGEVLAGARELSAVLRAGLTKLTQTGAVAHVRGEGMVWGIECQAVGSMSAGEVARACVAACYLGDAQGRAIHLLGPLADKVIRVSPPLVMPLAEAREYLEVLYERFAEVARQAR
- a CDS encoding winged helix-turn-helix domain-containing protein, coding for MATFHFWEVAMDVRSHLLVGKLERLERAEKDAARSKRLRIIILAINGFTAPAVAMSVGLSRRICQRGLARYNELGLTGLDDRRGHAPQSPLTPEQEVLVRQRIEAGSQPEDQICSLRGVDFQPIRASEFGVLRSLPGVYHLLRRLGDSYLRPRPRHRRATPQAREEFKSSLPARLQTLREAHPGRRLRAYFQDESRLGQQGTTTNLWPRRGSRPTAVRQTEDQ
- a CDS encoding transposase, which gives rise to MCPETGQVEGLLSPQLNTKVVNLFLEQLSATLALDEQAVMIWDVAGFHTSAKLRTPANISLIRLPPYSPELNLIENLWHDLKSHFWANQAYADDEALKQAAIDAR
- a CDS encoding MFS transporter, translated to MTTSPAGASRLTATQWLICIIAAIGFAFDIYELLMLPLIVRPALAELVGATPGSPEFVAWTAKLFYFPAVAGGLFGLLGGYLTDRLGRRRVLTFSILLYAFSAFAAGYSTTIEMLLFFRCLVFIGVCVEFVAAVAWLAELFPNPHQRESVLGYTQAFSSIGGLLVALANGIAVAWSTGAPAELMFGLSLPGWQLPSIDLPSWLNFFGGEIANHHAPWRYTLMSGVIPALPLLIIRPFLPESPAWQAKKEAGTLKRPSIGELFSPALRRTTLITTLMFACSFGAAFGAIQQIPQIAPGLPEVKQAVADKLSKELSDKAKAAITAEMEAAGKSKEDIQKRLGIETRKIAGPIEQANASHVTKVQEFGGMLGRIALAVLAMMIVSRRTLLRIFLVPGLVAMPLIFAWCGTAGLRPLEIGIFVAGFFTVAQFSFWGNYLPLVYPVHLRGTGESFAANIGGRLIGTMFFGVTQYLATYVPGDSTPTKVAYTAAGVAFALYLINFIASFFLPEPKPEALLEN
- a CDS encoding Gfo/Idh/MocA family oxidoreductase; its protein translation is MVGMGMIFDETYRPLLEQLHQRAMYDPAYGVCGVELAAVASRTGKRADAYRQAAGGKIAPFRSFQEPRAIEQLLGHGVDLVFVATPDNRHFESAKAALLAGKHVFIEKPSVLSLVELDELERLAVEQGVLAKVVYHKLLDPDHKKLRTLVADGDLRHVNNGYCSLLEPKSISGGQFAEWIQGRNPGTYVAVHYIKLIDFTFGGRLKSVSCTGQRGLVGPADGPTWDSTQLRLIYQYPDRREAAFDIHTSWVTPDNFPGYVEQEVQFRFDNGVWNGHSRKRGVELTIEDQTPLKRKNTINNHYNGTFQEPWGERSQRGYGVEVIGRFVHEVATVEFGGSAAGRDTRLAAARGLAYNDVAHDRQTVAAVQAMEAILAEHAAGRPNCVVEVDHPAGGLVMWKPGSREPELLYAGRVNRN
- a CDS encoding MFS transporter, whose amino-acid sequence is MANTLERETTAAASKHDAAQHGDPGGPGHNEKGKWLALAAALLGWMFDGAEMGVFSLVGRPAVKDLMPGSTEGEVGLWFNVIMAGFLVGAATGGVLFGWLGDRIGRVRAMTISVLVYALFTGACGLAGQAWQVGVLRFIAALGMGGEWSLGVALVMEIWPNKSRAFMAGLIGAAANVGYMAVGFIGMGLLNVIASLENGLKAIHLPEDWVTMLVANSGWRVMMLMGTVPALLTFLIRMFVPESEKWEHENEKGTTNNWATQDLITVLVGILGPVLIVYIWAFDSTRGIEHGMALRIVATLVGLAIAVVGYTYPVVQYFRRQEAMHPERESTRRLTLGRMMLGACLSGVALLGTWGSTQQAPSWVDKTTEAKWQADKAELVAAGKADEAAKLERPKAKEHTLVWLSVGAIIGTILAALAGDWLGRRLSYFLLCVASLASAWYLFLGTDGYGTPFLFWTFVAGACTASFYGWLPLYLPELFRTNVRATGQGFSFNFGRILAAIGVLQVGNLLKLFDKDVIVGGWTIPHGHPLACSVICLVYLVGMVIIWFAPETRGKPLPE
- a CDS encoding GntR family transcriptional regulator is translated as MTVNRQRKTRRTATPASAVDAVYEALLLQIVRGELTGGTTLKSTQLARDLNVSRTPVVQALQRLAADGIVTQRLNYRAVVRPGAEKWLVEIHQMRELLEPHAAALAAGNVPAEALVELERLAQAARPRRRGDWKKVAQEFDFALHLAIAQHCGNYALGEAIRKCWSFKRLSYLAAPERPETLEQSYGEHLAIVQALRSGDAATARAAVQFHLRSAASMRPTQTIV
- a CDS encoding DUF1549 domain-containing protein, whose product is MPPRRRRVSVPLVCAWLAMSLLPGAIVAAEPAKPVGHAAEKRADGDPPLRPRRPDIPPVGKVGEHPIDRLLEVYFAAHKLDWPAPADDATFVRRVHLDLIGLLPAADEAQAFAADSPADKRARAIDELLRDRRAVADHWLSFWNDLLRNDYVGVGYTDGGRKQLTPWLYSALVNNMPFDQFVRELISPTADSEAFVFGIKWRGKQNASQTPEIQFSQNVSQVFFGINMKCASCHDSFIDHWKLDDAYALAAIVSREPLEVFRCDKATGHTAQMRFLWPELGTVDPEAARDERLKQLAALVTHAENGRFARTIVNRVWQRLMGRGLVEPVDVMANPAWNQDLLDYLATYLVDQKYDLEQLVRHITNSRIYQAQAQILPSEPDSEFVFHGPAVKRMTAEQFVDAIWVLTDAAPKKANAAVKLPDAARAERQFIRSSLVRSDLLMRSLGRPNREQVVTTRGQQLTTLQALDLSNGEILHGTLLKGVAPLRRQHAELPALVDSVWRRALARAPTADERAVALELLGQEPTDADVADLLWTVVMLPEFQLIR